Proteins from a single region of Hordeum vulgare subsp. vulgare chromosome 6H, MorexV3_pseudomolecules_assembly, whole genome shotgun sequence:
- the LOC123406258 gene encoding lipoxygenase 2.2, chloroplastic, whose amino-acid sequence MQTATKPLVGARAVPLSRRASFLVAEARRKPSTNSRRTRVGSTSTTTTTTTTLTDVNGPALTTVAKPGHQYDLKQTVEMKATVSVHMKSFWWSDEKKERARDWAYDLILGSWLTLELVSSELDPNTGQEHDVISGKLKHSRETEKDYDLYEAIFTVPASFGPIGAVRLVNYHHTEMLLGEVKIFPAGEDPTKSSAVTLFHCHSWIDPSHCSPDKRTFFPVEKSYIPSQTPKGVEKLRKSELEALRGNGCGERKKHDRIYDYDVYNDLGKPESKRPVLGGKEHPYPRRCRTGRPRSKTDPSSEEESHKKGEMYVPRDETFTERKEQAFLTKQLLSQLHGLCTGLKVNKDILPSFPTLASIDALYDDDFRNQPVQPEGGKVRLILDLLAKELVHLVKLEGAEFVEGIRRVFKFETPEIHDMDKLAWFRDEEFARQTLAGMNPLSIQLVTELPIVSKLDELKYGPADSLITKELIEKQINRIMTAEEAVAQKKLFMLDYHDLLLPYVHRVRKLDNKTMYGSRTLFFLADDGTLRPIAIELTRPKSPHKQQWRKVFTPGSGYSGSVTGSWEWQLAKIHVLSHDTGYHQLVSHWLRTHCCVEPYVIAANRQLSQMHPIYRLLHPHFRFTMEINAQARGMLICADGIIEKTFSPGEFSMEISSAAYDKQWRFDMEALPEDLIRRGMAVRGEDGKLELAIEDYPYANDGLLVWDAIKQWASDYVAHYYPCAADIVDDEELQDWWTEVRTKGHPDKQDEPWWPELDCHESLVQVLATIMWVTSAHHAAVNFGQYPMAGYVPNHPSIARRNMPCEMGPEEMLAFKAAPEKVWLDTLPSQLQTVMVMATLDLLSSHASDEEYMGTHQEPAWQRDGEVDKAFQVFQKKMRDIAEQVEEWNKDDSRRNRHGAGVVPYVLLRPLNGNPMDAKTVMEMGIPNSISI is encoded by the exons ATGCAGACGGCAACCAAGCCTTTGGTAGGCGCACGTGCCGTCCCGTTGAGCCGGAGGGCATCGTTCCTCGTGGCAGAGGCTCGCCGAAAACCGAGCACGAACTCCCGCCGCACCAGGGTCGgcagcaccagcaccaccacgaccaccaccaccaccttaaCCGACGTCAATGGGCCGGCCCTCACCACGGTCGCCAAGCCGGGCCACCAGTACGACCTCAAGCAGACCGTCGAGATGAAGGCCACGGTGTCGGTGCACATGAAGAGTTTCTGGTGGTCGGATGAGAAGAAGGAAAGGGCCCGTGATTGGGCGTACGATCTCATTCTCGGCTCATGGCTGACCCTTGAGCTCGTCAGCTCCGAGTTGGATCCAA ACACGGGGCAGGAACATGATGTAATCTCCGGCAAACTCAAGCACTCGCGTGAAACCGAAAAGGATTACGACTTATATGAAGCCATCTTTACCGTGCCGGCATCGTTTGGCCCCATCGGCGCCGTGCGCCTGGTGAACTACCACCACACCGAGATGTTGCTAGGAGAAGTCAAGATCTTCCCCGCTGGTGAAGACCCAACAAAGTCATCCGCCGTCACGTTATTCCACTGCCACTCCTGGATCGACCCCTCACATTGCAGCCCCGACAAGCGTACCTTCTTCCCTGTCGAG AAATCCTACATCCCGTCGCAGACACCCaagggcgtggagaagttgcgcaAGAGTGAACTGGAGGCCCTCCGCGGCAATGGCTGCGGCGAGCGCAAGAAACATGACCGCATCTACGATTACGACGTATACAACGACCTCGGCAAACCTGAGTCCAAGCGGCCCGTGCTCGGCGGCAAGGAGCACCCCTACCCACGGCGCTGCCGCACGGGCCGCCCACGCAGCAAGACAG ATCCGTCCTCGGAGGAGGAGTCCCACAAGAAGGGCGAAATGTACGTGCCCCGGGACGAGACCTTCACCGAGCGCAAGGAGCAAGCGTTCCTCACAAAGCAATTGTTGTCACAGCTGCACGGATTATGCACTGGCTTGAAGGTGAACAAGGACATCCTCCCCAGCTTTCCCACCTTGGCCTCCATCGACGCCTTGTACGACGACGACTTCAGGAACCAGCCCGTGCAGCCTGAAGGGGGCAAGGTCAGGCTCATCCTGGATTTGCTTGCCAAGGAGCTGGTTCATCTGGTTAAGCTCGAAGGGGCGGAGTTCGTGGAGGGGATACGTCGAGTCTTCAAGTTCGAAACCCCCGAGATTCATGACA TGGACAAGCTTGCTTGGTTCAGAGACGAGGAGTTTGCGCGGCAAACCCTTGCAGGGATGAACCCACTCAGCATCCAACTAGTCACG GAGTTGCCTATCGTCAGCAAGCTGGACGAGCTTAAGTACGGCCCGGCGGACTCCCTTATCACTAAGGAGCTGATTGAAAAGCAGATCAACCGTATCATGACGGCCGAAGAG gcCGTGGCTCAGAAAAAGCTGTTCATGCTGGACTACCACGACTTGCTGCTACCATACGTACACAGGGTGCGCAAGCTGGACAACAAGACCATGTACGGGTCACGcactctcttcttcctcgccgacGACGGCACGCTCCGGCCGATCGCCATCGAGCTGACGCGGCCCAAGTCTCCACACAAGCAGCAGTGGCGCAAGGTCTTCACGCCGGGATCGGGATACAGCGGCAGCGTCACGGGGTCCTGGGAGTGGCAGCTCGCCAAGATCCATGTCCTATCCCACGACACCGGCTACCACCAGCTTGTGAGCCACTGGCTGAGGACGCACTGCTGCGTCGAGCCGTACGTCATTGCGGCGAACCGGCAGCTGAGCCAGATGCATCCCATCTACCGCCTGCTACACCCGCACTTCCGCTTCACCATGGAGATCAACGCCCAGGCACGAGGCATGCTCATCTGCGCCGACGGCATCATCGAGAAGACCTTCTCGCCGGGGGAGTTCAGCATGGAGATCAGCTCCGCGGCGTACGACAAGCAGTGGCGGTTCGACATGGAGGCACTGCCGGAGGACCTCATACGGAGGGGCATGGCGGTCAGAGGGGAGGATGGCAAGCTGGAGCTGGCAATAGAGGACTACCCGTACGCCAACGATGGCCTGCTGGTCTGGGATGCCATCAAGCAGTGGGCGTCGGACTATGTGGCGCACTACTACCCGTGCGCGGCGGACATCGTCGACGATGAGGAGCTCCAGGATTGGTGGACGGAGGTGCGCACCAAAGGCCACCCTGACAAGCAGGACGAGCCATGGTGGCCGGAGCTGGACTGCCACGAGAGCCTGGTCCAGGTCCTGGCCACCATCATGTGGGTCACCTCGGCACATCATGCCGCCGTCAACTTCGGGCAGTACCCCATGGCTGGGTACGTCCCGAACCACCCGAGCATTGCCCGGAGGAACATGCCGTGTGAGATGGGACCGGAGGAGATGCTCGCGTTCAAGGCGGCGCCAGAGAAGGTGTGGTTGGACACGTTGCCGTCTCAACTCCAGACAGTCATGGTCATGGCGACATTGGACCTCCTCTCGTCGCACGCGTCGGACGAGGAGTACATGGGCACGCACCAGGAGCCGGCTTGGCAAAGGGATGGGGAGGTCGACAAGGCGTTTCAGGTTTTCCAGAAGAAGATGAGAGACATCGCGGAGCAGGTCGAAGAGTGGAACAAGGACGACAGCCGGAGAAACCGCCACGGTGCCGGCGTAGTGCCGTACGTGCTGCTCAGGCCATTGAACGGTAATCCGATGGACGCTAAAACGGTGATGGAGATGGGCATTCCGAACAGCATTTCCATTTAA